Genomic window (Planctomycetota bacterium):
GGGGATCGTCGTCGCCGAGACGCCCGGGAGCCTCACGCTGCGGCTTGCCGGCGGGGCCGACCGGGTGATCCGCCGCGGGGAGATCGAGAGCATCTCCACGCTGCCGCGGTCGCTGATGCCGGCCGGACTGGAGCAGGTGCTCTCGCCGGAAGACTGCGCCGACCTGCTGGCGGCGCTGCAGGAGCCGTGAGGGGGCGTGGGTCCGGATTGGGCACGCGGGGGCTCGGGATCGTGGTCGATGGAGCAACGGGGCCTCGCTCGGGCTCTTTTGCTGGGACCATGGTGGAAGAGCAACGGAGCCTCGCTCGGGCTCTGCAGAGGGGACGCCCCTCGCGCCTCTGCCCTCGCATCGACCCGCATGCAGTTGCGACGGGCCAATGCGAGGGCGACGGCGGAGGGGCTTCGCGGGTCCCTGGGAACGGGAGGGAATGGGAGAATTCAGGCACGCGAGACACGCGGCGGAGGTGCGACTGTGACGAGGCAAGCTTCTGGTGACGCGAGCAGAGGCCGACGAGTGACCGGCAGTGGGGCTGCTGCGAACGGTGGCAGGTGTGGTGGTGGTGGTGCTGCTGCGCGCGGTGGCAGTGGCATGTGTTGTGGTGACGGTCGCGCACGGTTCGTCGGGACGGGACGGTGGATCGCGCTGCCGGTGATGGCGCTGGTGGTTCTCTGGCTGAGTGGTGTGCCGGCTTCCGCGGGCGACGGTGCGGTGCGCGGGCCGAATCCGATTACGCGGGAGAATGCCCATACCGGCGCGCGTGACTGGCAGTTGACGCGCGTCCGACTCGACGGGATCGACGGCTTCCGCTGCCCGTGGATCGAGGGCTACTGCGACCGCCAGAGCGTGGCCGCCGGCGAGACGCTGCGGATCATGGTCTCGACGAAGCCGGCGGCGCGCTACACCGTCGAGATCTTCCGGATGGGTTTCTACGGTGGCCGCGGGGCGCGGCTGATGCACTCGGTCGGGCCGCTGGCCGGCCACGAGCAGCCGACGCCGAAGCCGGGCAAGCAAAACATCCACGAGTGCGGCTGGGAGCCCGCCGTGGAGATCGTCATCCCCGCCGACTGGACCAGCGGCGTCTACCTCGGGCGGCTGTCGGTCGTGCCGCCCGACGACACCACCAACGGCTACCAGAGCTACGTCGTGTTCGTCGTCCGCGACGACCGCCCCTGCGACGTCCTCTTCCAGTGCTCCGACAACACCTGGCAGGCCTACAACCGCTGGCCGAACAACTTCAGCGTCTACACGCATCCCGACGGGGGCCAGGGGCCGTGGGCGATGGTCAGCTTCGACCGCCCGTACGGCCGCGAGGCGCAGTTCCGCGGCGTCGTCGACGACCCGCTCACGCTCGGGTCGGGTGAATTCCTGCCGTTCGAGTTCCCGCTCGCCTACTGGCTCGAGGAGCAGGGATACGACGTGTCGTACGTCTCCAACGCCGACATGGTGACCCCCGACCGGGGCTTGAAGGCCAAGGCGTTTCTCTCGGTCGGCCACGACGAATACTGGGACCGCCGGCAGTTCGACTCGGTGGTGGCACTTCGCGACACGGGGGTGAGCCTGTTGTTTCTGTCGGGGAACTCCGTCTGCTGGGTCACGCCGCTCGGGCCGTCAGCGGCCGGGCAGCCGGCGCGGACGATGTTTCGCGGCGGTCCCTACGGCGGCGACCACCGCTGGGCCGTCGAACGCGAGCGCGACCATGGGCCGTTTCCCCACCGCGGCCCCGACGAGGGCTATCTGATGGGCGCGCGCAACATCGAGCCGGTCAACGGTGGCGGCGACTGGGTGTGCGCGAAGCCCGACCACTGGCTGTTTGCCGGCACGGGGATGAAGGCGGGCGAGCGGATCCCCGGGCTCGTCGGCTGGGAGTATCACGGCGATCCGCCGGCCGACATCCCCGGCCTCGAGGTCGTCGCCGCGGGGACGGCGTTTCAGGGGGGCGAGCGGCCGCAGCGCTGGACAGCGACGATCTACCCCGGCCCGAAGGGCAACTTCGTGTTCAATGCGTCGACGATCTTCTGGGCCCAGGGGCTGTCCAGCCCCCCGGGCCACGTCCTCCCCTGGTCGCACTGGACCCGCCCCCACGGCCCCGACGAGCGCGTCCGACGAATGACGGCCAACCTCCTCGACCGCGCGTTGGCCCCGCGCTAGCTTTACGTGGACAAAGCCATCCATGGCCTTTGTCCACTTTGGCGACCGCGGGAAACGCCGAGGGTTCCCCGGGTCGCCGTCGGCCGCATCCTGCGGCCGATCGCCGTGTCCACCGTCCATTTGCTGTCCGTTCAAAGCCCTCCGTAGCCTCTCCGGCCGCGGGACGGCCGGCTCACTTCGTCCACGAGATCCTCACCCACTCCCGGCAGGCCACGATGAGCACGTTCTCGGCGGCGCTGCTGCTGTTTTTCGTGATGGATCCGCTCGGCAACGTGCCGCTGTTCCTGTCGGCGCTCAAGGCGGTCGATCCGGCGCGGCGCACGCGGGTGGTGGCCCGCGAGCTGCTCGTCGCCTACGGTCTGCTGGTGGCGTTCCTGTTCGTCGGCCGGCCGCTCCTCGACACGCTGAATATCTCCGAGCCGGCGCTGACGCTCGCCGGCGGGATCGTGCTGTTCCTGATCGCCCTGCGGATGGTGTTCCCCGGCGTCCACGGGGCGCTCGCCGAGGAGCACGACGGCGAGCCGTTCATCGTGCCGCTGGCGATCCCCTACGTCGCCGGGCCGTCGGCGCTGGCGACGGTGCTCCTCCTGGCCAGCAGCCAGCCCGAGCGCCACGTCGACTGGTTCCTGGCGATCAGCGGGGCGTGGCTGGCGACGGCGGCGATCCTGCTGTGTGGCGCCGGCCTGGCGCGCGTGCTCGGACCGCGCGGGCTGACCGCGGTCGAGCGGCTGATGGGGATGGTGCTCGTCGCCTCGGCCGTGCAGATGGCGCTCGACGGCCTCGCCAAGGCGTTCCCGGCGCGCGGCTGACTGGCGCGCGCTGTCCGTGGACAAAGGCCATCGATGGCTTTGTCCACGGAAAACTAGTCGTCGACGCGGCGGAACTGGCCGAAATTCGCCTTGGCGAGGATCGCGAGAAACTCGGCCAGGCCACCGTCGGGGGCGATGCCGATCGTGTGCAGCGACACCCGCCGGCTCTTGTTGGCCTCGGCCACCATCCGCACGATCGCCGCCGGCTCCACGACCCGGCCGGCGGTCGGCCGGCCGTCGGAGAGGAGGTAGACCGCCTCGGTGTCGTAGGAGAAGGCGAGCGCCAGGGCGTCGCCGGTGGCGGTCTGGCCATGGGGGCGGAGGGCACGCACGAATGCCGCCGCGCGCCGCTTGCCGTCGTCGTCGGCCCTGACGAGCTGCCCTTCCCAGGCCGCGACCTTGTCGGAGTAGGCGACGATCGTGAACAGCGCGTCGTCGGGGAGCGTGTACAGCGCCGACTCGAGCTCGCGCTTGGCCGTCTCGAGCCGGCCCCGTTCGTCCATGCTCGCCGAGGTGTCGACGACGAACACGACGCGCTCGGCGTAGAGCGGGATCCCGTAGTACGCCGGATCGGAGTGGTTGTCGGCCGCCACCAGCGGCGTGGCCGGCGGCGGATAGTCGGCCCGCGGCTCGGGCATCACCAGGCCGTCGCGGTGGTCGTCGAGCCACTTCCGCCATCCGGCGGCGTCGGTGCCGAAGTTCACGCCGGTGACGTGGGCGAGGTAGGCGACGACGTCGGCCCGGGCCTCGCCCTTGAGCGTGGCGAGGATCCGCACCAGCGCCTCGACCCCCTCGACGCGATGCACCGCGATCAGCGCCCGGACGACGCCGCGGCGAAACGGGAAATCGGTGGTGAACAGGCGGAGCCGCGCCAGCCCTTCGAGCACGGCCACCTCCTCGACGCCCCCACGCGCCGCCGCGGAGGTCGCCACTTCCCAGCAGAGGCGCACGCCGGCCGGCCCGTCGGCGGCGCCGCCGTCGAGCCAGTTGTGCAGCGGCCCGGGCTCGAACCCGGCGGGCGTGCCGAGGAGGACGGCGGCGAGGTCGGCGGCGACGTCGGTGCGCCCGGCGCGGAGCTCGCGCACGGTGGCATCGACGAGGCGTTCGGTGAATGCCGGGTCGTCGCGGTGTTCGGCGAGCGCGTCTCGGGCGGCGCTGCGCGTGGCCGGTTCCTTCGCCGACAGGCCGACGCGGATCACCAGGTCGATCGCCTCGGCGGTGTCGTAGGCCGCCAGGCGCAGGAGCACTTCCTGCCGCAGTCCCGGCGACCCGGACCGGGCGACGGCGAGCGCTTGCTTCTTGAGCGCCTTGAACTCGGGCGACACGTCGGTGGTCGCGGCCTTCTCCGCCGGCCCCGCCGCCGCGGCGGGAGCTCCCGGCATCACGATGACGACTGCGAGGCCCACGGCCCCGACAACGATCGCAGTCACGGCCGCGGTCACGGCGACTTCCAGGGCAGCGACGACGGCCGCGACCACCACCGCGGAGCGCGTCCGCGCCCGTCGTCGTTGGATCGCCCGGCCAGCGAAAACAGAGAAGTCACTCATACGCGAACCCGGTCCCGAACCCACCGGGTTTCCACCCGCCATCCCGGACCACGGAGGAACTGCTCCCCACGACACGAGCCACCCTGAGGATCGCCGGTCGCCGCGCCCCACCCACACCAGCTCATCGACCGACCAAGTCGCAAGCCAAGACGCCAACTGGCCGACCAACCGAATCCCCATCCAGCCATCAACCATCACTGCCACGTCTCCCCATCAACAGGACCCGCGTAGCCCCTCCGCCGTCGCCCTCGCATCGGCCCGTCGCAACTGCATGCGGGTCGATGCGAGGGCAGAGGCGCGAGGGGCGTCCCCCTCTGCGGAGCCTGAGCGAGGTCGTCGCGACCCCCGTCGGGACCACCAGCGTCGTTTCTCATCGGCCACCGCACCGCACTGGCACGACTGCCGCCCCCGCGCGGCCAACCTCGCCGGCAAGGTTTGCCGAGCCTACCGCGCGCCATGCCGCCGGGAACCGGATAGTCTCGATTGACTCCTGCCCCCGAATCCAATCGCTATCCTCATTCGCCATTCCATTCGGAGACTCTCCATGCACGCGCCCGACCAGCCCGTCGACCGGCCGCGCGCCCTGGAGTGGCTCCTCGCCGCCGCCGTCATCGGGCTTGCCGGCTTCCTCGCCTACCCCTGGGGAGCGTCGCTGATCACCGGATTGATCCTCGGGAAGCCTGACCGCGGCGTGTTGCGCCAGCTCCTTTTCGTCGCTCCGCTGCTCGTCGCGGTCGGCGCGGCCGTGGCGGCGTCGGCGCGCCTGCGGCGCTACCGAGGGCTGATCGGCGGAGCGGCGCTGGTGGTGTTTACCGTCGCCAACGCCGTCGTCGTCGGTGTCAGAGCGGCCGACACGCCGGCGCGGATTCCCGCCGGGCTGCTCTACGTGGCCGGCAGCCTCGTCGTGGCGTGGGGGCTGTTGGTGTTCGTCTGGCCGCTGGCGTGGGCCAAGCGGCTCGCGGTGCTCGCGGCCCTCGGAGCGCTGCTGGCGGTGTTTCTCGGCCTCGTGCGCATCGACGGCCTGTCGGGCGACGCCCAGGTCGTGTTTGGCTGGCGGCGCGACCCGCTTCCCGAGGCGCTGTCTGTCGCCGTGAAGACACCGGCCGCGGGCGATACGCCCGTCGCCGACGCTCCCGGCAGCGCCGCACCGATCCTCGAGCCGGGGGCCGGCGACTTCGCAGGCTATCTCGGCCCGGCGCGTAACGGCCGGCTCGCCGGGCCCGCGCTCGACCCCGACTGGGCCGCCCGTCCGCCGCGCGAGGTGTGGCGGCGGCGCGTCGGCGAGGGGTGGGGAGGGTTCGCCGTCGTCGGCGGCGTGGCACTCACGCAGGAGCAGCGCGGCCAGAGCGAGGCAGTCGTCTGCTACGACCTCGCGACCGGCGCCGAGCGGTGGATCCACGCCGATCCGGTGCGCTTCGATTCGAGCTACGGTGGCCCCGGCCCGCGCGGCACGCCGACGGTGGTCGGCGGCCGGATCTACACGATGGGTGCCACCGGCCGGCTCACCTGCCTCGGTGCCGACGGCACGGTTGTGTGGGCCGTCGACACGGTACCGGGCGCCGTCGCTCCCCCGCCGCCGCCGCCCGGTGCGCCGGCACCCGAGAGGGAGCCGCCCGATTCGGGCGAGTTGCTCGCCCACGGCATGGCCGGCTCGCCGCTGGTGGTCGATGGGCGGGTGTACGTCTGCCCCTGCGGACGCGACGGCAGGTCGCTGGCGGCGTTCGATGCGGCCGGCGGCGCGGAGGTGTTTCGTGCCGGCAGCGAGCGGGCCAGCTACGCGTCGCCGATGCTCGTCTCGATCGCCGGGGCGCCCTGCATACTCGTCTTCAACGGCGTCGGCGTCGCCGCCCACGATCCGGCCGACGGCGCCGTGCGCTGGAGCTTTTCGTGGGGCAACGATCAGGCCACCAACTGCTCGCAGCCGCTGGTGATCGACGACCGGCGGATCCTCCTCTCGACCGGCTATGGCACCGGCAGCGTGCTCATCGAGGTCACCCGCGGTGGCGACGGCGGCTGGACGGTGGCCGAGGTCTGGCGGACGCGCGACTTCAAGAGCAAGTTCGCGACGCCGGTGCGCGCCGGTGACCATATCTACGGCCTCGACGACGGGATCCTCGCCTGCCTCGACCTGGAGACGGGCAAGCGGCTGTGGAAGAAGGGGCGCTACGGCCACGGCCAGGTGCTGCTCGTCGGCACGTCGTTGCTCGTGCAGACCGAGGCCGGGCCGGTGGTCCTCGTCGAGCCGTCGCCGGCGGGGCCGGTGGAGCGCGGGCGGATCGACGCGTTGTCCGACAAGACCTGGAACACGCTCACGCTCGCCGGCGACCGGCTGCTGGTGCGCAATTCGGTCGAGGCCGCCTGCTACGTCGTCGCGCTGAAGGAAGCGTCAGCGGGCGAAGTCGCCGGAGTTGGCCGTTGACGGATCGCGGTGGCCGGAAGCGCTGCGAATCTCCGAGAAGCTGTCTTCGTTGATGTAATTCCAGTCGTGCCACATCTCCGACCAGGTGCGCGATACCTGCCGGCGCGCGTTGGTGACCGTCGCCGACATGTCGTGGGCCATGTCGTCGCGCACCTTCTGGAGCGACGCCCCGGGGCGGAGCGCCTCGGCGCTGCGGCGCATGGCACCGGCGCAGCCCGAGAGGGCGACGAGCCCGCAGGCGATCGCGATCCCGGGCAGGAGCGTCGCGCGTCGCGATGCACGACCGACAGACAGCGGCAGGAAGCGTGTCATGGTGGCCTCCTCGAGGGGGCGGGAGAATAGGACCAGCCGGCCGTGGCGTCGACGCCGGTTCGGCGGACGAGGCTCGCCTTGAAATCCCTGCCAGGCTTCCCTAAGTACCCATCCCGGACGGCCGCGATCGGCCGCCCGTGGGTATCAACGGAGGCGAGGCATGGGGTCGCCCGATTGCTCCTGGCGGACGGTGGTAGTGTGTGCATTCGTCGGCGGAGTCCTGGGTTGCGCCGACGCGATCGCCGCCGACCCCGCGGGTTGGGTCGCGCCCCGCATCGCCTCGGTGCCGGCCGCCGGGCCGACCACGGCCGGCAGTCCGCCCGTGCGGATGGTGCCGGGCCATCCGGCGCTCGAGCGGGCGCCGCGGCGAACCGCGACTACGCGCGGGACAGCCGGTGATCCGATCAATGTCGCGTTCATCGGCTCCGACCGGGAGATCCATCACGCACTCTCGCGGGCCGGCTGGTACGCGGCCGATCCGATCACGCTGGAGACGTCGCTGCGGATCGCGGCCGATGTCGTCCTCCGCAAACCCTATCCGCACGCTCCGGTGAGCGATCTCTACGTCTGGGGACGGAAGCAAGACCTGGCGTTCGAACAGCCGTTCGGTGGCAGCCCCAAGCAGCGGCACCACGTCCGCTTCTGGCGGTCGGCGGAGGTCGACGGCGAAGGCGAGCCGCTGTGGCTCGGCGCCGCGACGTTCGACGAGCGCGTCGAGATCAGCCGCACCACCGGCGGTGTGACTCACAGGATCGCCCCGGCGGTCGATCGCGAACGCAACAAACTCCTCACCGACACCAACGCGGCCGGGCTACTCGATGGCTACTACTGGGTCGACCGCTTCCACCGCGAGCTTCGCGGCACCAACGGTGGCGGCGACCCGTTTCACACCGATGGCCGGCTCGCCGTCGGTGTGATCACCCTCGATCGCCCGGCCGACGAACCGTCGTCCGCCCGCTGACGACGTCGCCGGCTTCGCCGGGCTCTTCCGCCATGCCCGCCCCTGCCACCGCGCCCCTGTCGATCGGCTATTTTTCTCCGACCGAATCGGTCGGAGGGAAAAGGCGGTGGTCGATTGGGCGATTGACGCGGCCAGGCCGGTCGTCCGGCGGGCGCTTCATCAGGCAAATGACACGGCGACGCTGTCCGGCACGCCAACGGAGTCTGCGATGAACCCGCGCCCGGCAGAAGCCATTCCCGATCGATGCCGCACTCGGGTGTCGCGCCGAAGTTCGGTGAGGGGTCTGGCCGGCTGGCTGGCGCTCGGCGCCGTGCCCGGCCGGGCGCAGGAGCCCCC
Coding sequences:
- a CDS encoding NAAT family transporter, encoding MSTFSAALLLFFVMDPLGNVPLFLSALKAVDPARRTRVVARELLVAYGLLVAFLFVGRPLLDTLNISEPALTLAGGIVLFLIALRMVFPGVHGALAEEHDGEPFIVPLAIPYVAGPSALATVLLLASSQPERHVDWFLAISGAWLATAAILLCGAGLARVLGPRGLTAVERLMGMVLVASAVQMALDGLAKAFPARG
- a CDS encoding VWA domain-containing protein encodes the protein MSDFSVFAGRAIQRRRARTRSAVVVAAVVAALEVAVTAAVTAIVVGAVGLAVVIVMPGAPAAAAGPAEKAATTDVSPEFKALKKQALAVARSGSPGLRQEVLLRLAAYDTAEAIDLVIRVGLSAKEPATRSAARDALAEHRDDPAFTERLVDATVRELRAGRTDVAADLAAVLLGTPAGFEPGPLHNWLDGGAADGPAGVRLCWEVATSAAARGGVEEVAVLEGLARLRLFTTDFPFRRGVVRALIAVHRVEGVEALVRILATLKGEARADVVAYLAHVTGVNFGTDAAGWRKWLDDHRDGLVMPEPRADYPPPATPLVAADNHSDPAYYGIPLYAERVVFVVDTSASMDERGRLETAKRELESALYTLPDDALFTIVAYSDKVAAWEGQLVRADDDGKRRAAAFVRALRPHGQTATGDALALAFSYDTEAVYLLSDGRPTAGRVVEPAAIVRMVAEANKSRRVSLHTIGIAPDGGLAEFLAILAKANFGQFRRVDD